One Capsicum annuum cultivar UCD-10X-F1 chromosome 2, UCD10Xv1.1, whole genome shotgun sequence genomic window carries:
- the LOC107859915 gene encoding GATA transcription factor 5 translates to MDYVLGALKSSFMPETQLKMTQNMGYGDEFSAAGAGQNGVSGDDFFVDGLLDLSNGFAEGEGEEEEEEEEKQQGGEDNSVHKLCPVSPQKKPEAVDTISVPVKEDFASLPVSEISVPEDDLDSLEWLSHFVEDSFSGYSNAYPAGKLPVEKQSGVGENPVQEKCFETPVQTKARTKRGRTSVRVWPSGSGSLTESSSSSTSSSSTTTMSSSPTAAWVLYPTPVYSAESPGKRLTKKLKKKPAVHGGSVPQQPRRCSHCGVQKTPQWRAGPMGAKTLCNACGVRFKSGRLLPEYRPACSPTFSSELHSNNHRKVLEMRRKKESEESGLAQPVQIF, encoded by the exons ATGGACTATGTGTTAGGGGCTCTGAAAAGCAGTTTTATGCCTGAGACACAGTTGAAAATGACCCAAAACATGGGTTATGGGGATGAGTTTTCTGCTGCCGGCGCCGGTCAAAATGGTGTCTCCGGCGACGACTTCTTTGTTGATGGTCTGCTTGACCTCTCCAATGGCTTTGCTGAAGgcgaaggagaagaagaagaagaagaagaagaaaaacaacaaggGGGAGAAGATAACTCTGTTCACAAACTTTGCCCTGTTTCGCCTCAGAAAAAACCAGAAGCTGTTGACACCATTTCTGTTCCCGTTAAAGAAGATTTTGCTTCTCTTCCTGTTAGTGAAATCAGTGTTCCT GAGGATGACTTGGATAGCCTTGAATGGCTGTCTCATTTTGTTGAAGACTCATTTTCTGGCTACTCAAATGCTTATCCCGCCGGAAAATTGCCGGTCGAGAAACAGTCTGGCGTCGGAGAAAACCCGGTTCAAGAGAAGTGTTTTGAGACTCCGGTTCAGACCAAGGCTAGAACCAAGCGTGGGAGGACAAGCGTCCGAGTTTGGCCATCCGGTTCAGGTTCATTGACCGAgtcatcttcttcttcaacttCGTCTTCCTCCACCACAACCATGTCGTCATCTCCTACTGCTGCTTGGGTCCTTTATCCGACTCCGGTATATTCCGCCGAGTCACCAGGTAAACGGCTTACTAAGAAACTGAAGAAGAAACCGGCGGTTCATGGTGGAAGTGTACCTCAGCAGCCACGGCGGTGCAGCCATTGTGGGGTTCAGAAAACCCCACAGTGGCGAGCCGGTCCAATGGGTGCAAAAACGCTTTGTAACGCTTGTGGGGTCCGGTTCAAGTCCGGTCGGCTTCTACCGGAGTACCGTCCGGCATGCAGCCCGACTTTTTCCAGCGAGTTGCACTCGAACAATCACCGGAAAGTTTTGGAGATGCGGAGGAAGAAGGAATCAGAGGAAAGCGGTTTAGCTCAGCCGGTTCAGATTTTTTGA